A genomic region of Methanothermobacter sp. CaT2 contains the following coding sequences:
- a CDS encoding deoxyribodipyrimidine photo-lyase gives MIHAERIRNLNDEEPDLRGSYVVYWMQASVRSHWNHALEYAIETANSLKKPLLVVFGLTDDFPNANSRHYRFLIEGLRDVRSGLQERGMQLVVERGSPPSVFLKYADDAVAAVTDRGYLDIQREWVETAAGALHIPLTQVESNVIVPVETASDKEEYSAGTFRPKITRQLKRFMVPLRMRTLHVDSLDLEPGPEFEDVMRDFRVRDELDPSIFRGGTSSALKIFDEFLREKLECFERYRNDPVKNCLSNMSPYLHFGHISPLYLALRASEAGRCPEFLEELIVRRELSMNFVHYSDSYSSISCLPEWAHRTLMDHVADPREYEYSLHELESASTHDPYWNAAQKEMVITGKMHGYMRMYWGKKILEWTDHPARAYDIALYLNDRYEIDGRDPNGFAGVAWCFGKHDRAWAEREIFGKVRYMNDRGLKRKFRIDDYVDRIRGLMEDGD, from the coding sequence ATGATACATGCTGAAAGGATAAGAAATCTCAACGATGAGGAGCCAGATCTTCGCGGCAGTTACGTCGTTTACTGGATGCAGGCATCGGTGAGGAGTCACTGGAACCATGCACTTGAATACGCCATTGAAACCGCTAACAGTCTTAAAAAACCCCTTCTGGTGGTCTTTGGCCTTACAGATGATTTTCCGAATGCCAATTCCCGTCATTACCGTTTCCTGATAGAGGGGCTCAGGGATGTGAGGTCAGGTCTCCAGGAAAGGGGGATGCAGCTTGTGGTTGAGAGAGGCTCTCCACCCTCAGTTTTTCTTAAATATGCTGATGATGCCGTTGCAGCTGTGACAGACAGGGGATACCTTGACATCCAGAGGGAGTGGGTTGAGACTGCTGCAGGTGCACTCCACATCCCCCTAACCCAGGTTGAGAGCAACGTAATAGTACCAGTCGAAACAGCCTCAGATAAGGAGGAGTACTCTGCAGGGACCTTCAGGCCAAAGATAACTAGACAGCTTAAAAGGTTCATGGTCCCCCTGAGGATGAGAACCCTGCATGTTGATTCCCTGGACCTTGAACCCGGCCCTGAATTTGAGGATGTGATGAGAGACTTCAGGGTCCGTGATGAGCTGGATCCCTCAATATTCAGAGGAGGAACATCCAGTGCCCTCAAAATATTCGATGAGTTTCTTCGGGAAAAACTTGAATGCTTTGAGAGGTACAGAAACGACCCCGTTAAGAACTGTCTCTCCAATATGAGTCCCTACCTGCATTTTGGACACATATCTCCACTATACCTTGCACTGAGGGCTTCAGAGGCCGGCAGGTGTCCTGAGTTCCTCGAGGAGCTAATTGTGAGGCGGGAGCTCAGCATGAACTTTGTCCACTACAGTGACAGTTACTCCAGCATCAGCTGCCTTCCTGAATGGGCCCACAGGACCCTCATGGACCATGTGGCTGATCCCAGGGAGTATGAGTACAGCCTCCATGAACTTGAATCCGCCAGTACCCATGACCCCTACTGGAACGCTGCACAGAAGGAGATGGTTATCACCGGAAAGATGCACGGCTATATGAGGATGTACTGGGGTAAGAAGATACTTGAATGGACCGATCACCCTGCAAGGGCCTACGACATAGCCCTTTACCTCAATGACCGGTATGAGATCGATGGCAGGGATCCTAATGGATTCGCAGGGGTTGCATGGTGCTTCGGTAAACATGATCGTGCATGGGCTGAAAGGGAAATCTTCGGTAAGGTCAGGTACATGAATGACCGCGGACTTAAGAGGAAGTTCAGGATAGATGATTACGTTGATAGAATCCGGGGCCTCATGGAAGATGGTGACTGA
- a CDS encoding histidine kinase dimerization/phosphoacceptor domain -containing protein, with protein MRGRVVIVEDEELVAQDIRYILEDAGYEVAAIFHSAEDLLEALEKLEPDSIIMDIMLEGELDGIDAARIIREKMDIPVIYLTAYSSDEIVKRARETEPYAYILKPFHERDIRVNLEMALYKHEAKKNRVKLVREKAINEYLKRSIEEKEQLLRELHHRVKNNLQLIISLLSLQIRYIEDPAIEEFFRDYVNQLRSIAMIHERAYPSSGTYIIDFKEYIRNLSSRLLNSHGRASDVRVTVTGDPAELNMDTAVPLALITAELISNSLRHAFSEGGEIHIEIRRFNGRHRLVYRDNGHGLPEGVSFPDGGSFGFRMIHNLAGQLGGQIEVESSDEGVVFRFEFFEQFYTDRIT; from the coding sequence ATGAGGGGAAGGGTTGTTATAGTTGAGGATGAGGAACTGGTGGCCCAGGATATCCGGTACATACTGGAGGATGCAGGTTATGAGGTCGCTGCAATATTCCATTCAGCTGAAGACCTCCTGGAGGCACTGGAAAAACTGGAACCTGACTCCATAATAATGGACATCATGCTGGAGGGGGAACTGGATGGTATCGATGCTGCAAGGATAATAAGGGAGAAGATGGACATCCCTGTCATATACCTCACAGCCTACAGCAGTGATGAGATTGTGAAGAGGGCGAGGGAGACTGAACCCTATGCATACATCCTCAAACCATTCCATGAGAGAGATATAAGGGTGAACCTTGAAATGGCCCTCTACAAGCATGAGGCAAAGAAGAACAGGGTTAAACTTGTGAGGGAAAAGGCCATCAATGAGTACCTTAAAAGGTCCATCGAGGAGAAGGAACAGCTCCTCAGGGAACTTCACCACAGGGTCAAGAACAACCTCCAGCTCATTATAAGCCTCCTGTCACTCCAGATAAGGTACATAGAGGATCCGGCTATTGAAGAATTTTTCAGGGACTACGTGAACCAGCTGCGTTCGATTGCAATGATACATGAGCGCGCCTATCCATCCTCAGGCACCTACATCATTGATTTTAAGGAGTACATCAGGAACCTTTCATCACGCCTCCTCAATTCCCATGGCAGGGCATCTGATGTCAGGGTCACCGTCACCGGGGATCCTGCAGAGCTTAACATGGACACTGCAGTTCCACTGGCACTTATAACAGCAGAATTAATCTCAAATTCACTCAGACACGCCTTCAGTGAGGGTGGTGAGATACACATCGAAATTAGAAGATTCAATGGCCGCCACAGGCTTGTATACCGGGATAATGGGCATGGTTTACCTGAAGGTGTTAGCTTTCCAGATGGGGGTTCCTTTGGGTTCCGGATGATTCATAACCTTGCAGGGCAGCTTGGGGGACAAATTGAGGTTGAAAGCAGTGATGAGGGTGTTGTATTCAGGTTTGAGTTCTTTGAACAGTTTTATACTGACAGAATAACATGA
- a CDS encoding sensor histidine kinase → MTCRILILEDVPLDVELMEREIRQAGIEFISETVDNEEDFIRAIDEFRPDVILADHSLPSFDGLSALSIARERCPWVPFIFVSGKIGEEFAVDALKAGATDYVLKSNFSKVPIAIRRAIREIEKEQELERTRQSLIESNWQLREAQKIGRIGSWHWDIASDTLSCSDEALRILGIPGDEFRGSMDEMASRIHPDERRTFNESIRSLKPFEGEYRILRDDGSTSFVLLRAEVLRDSEGNPKALIGIKQDITEDKRIRDSLKASLREKEFLLSEIHHRVKNNLQLISSLLRLQSRYIEDEKSLEIFMECQNRVKSIALVHEKLYGSGDMMAVNLAEYIEELLSELRNMWRGRDTVFRTELDEVNVGINTAVSIGLIVNELVTNAIKHGIGSSGEVRIELSVSDGMGTLVVADNGGGLPQDFKISDSPGFGLKLVNFMLRRVNGSVVVENHGGAVFTVTFDAGGE, encoded by the coding sequence ATGACGTGCAGGATTCTTATACTCGAGGACGTCCCGCTGGACGTTGAGCTCATGGAAAGGGAGATAAGGCAGGCGGGCATTGAATTCATATCAGAGACCGTTGATAATGAAGAGGACTTTATAAGGGCCATTGATGAGTTCAGACCCGACGTTATACTGGCAGACCACTCCCTACCCTCCTTTGATGGTCTCTCCGCTCTTTCAATCGCAAGGGAGAGATGCCCATGGGTACCCTTCATATTTGTTAGTGGCAAGATCGGTGAGGAATTTGCGGTTGATGCCCTGAAGGCTGGAGCCACAGACTATGTCCTCAAGAGCAACTTTTCAAAGGTCCCCATTGCAATAAGGAGGGCCATCAGGGAGATTGAAAAGGAGCAGGAGCTTGAAAGGACAAGGCAGTCCCTTATTGAGAGCAACTGGCAGCTGAGGGAGGCACAAAAGATAGGGAGGATAGGCAGCTGGCACTGGGACATCGCCTCAGACACCCTATCATGCTCGGATGAGGCCCTCAGGATACTTGGAATTCCAGGGGATGAATTCAGGGGCAGCATGGATGAGATGGCTTCAAGGATACACCCTGATGAACGCAGGACCTTCAATGAGTCAATCAGGTCTTTGAAGCCATTTGAGGGTGAATACCGGATACTCAGGGATGATGGTTCCACTTCATTCGTCCTGCTCAGGGCAGAGGTGCTGAGGGACTCCGAAGGGAATCCAAAGGCATTGATAGGGATAAAACAGGATATAACGGAGGATAAACGTATCAGGGATTCCCTTAAGGCTTCACTAAGGGAGAAGGAATTCCTCCTATCTGAGATACACCACAGGGTCAAGAACAACCTTCAGCTGATATCGAGCCTCCTAAGGCTTCAATCAAGGTACATAGAGGATGAGAAGTCCCTTGAAATATTCATGGAATGTCAGAACAGGGTTAAGTCCATTGCCCTCGTCCATGAGAAGCTCTATGGATCAGGGGACATGATGGCGGTCAACCTTGCGGAATACATAGAGGAACTGCTTTCTGAACTCAGAAATATGTGGAGGGGGAGGGACACGGTATTCAGGACTGAACTTGATGAGGTCAATGTGGGAATAAACACGGCGGTTTCCATTGGCCTGATTGTCAATGAACTCGTGACAAATGCCATAAAGCATGGAATAGGCTCCAGTGGTGAGGTGAGGATTGAGCTTTCGGTCTCAGATGGAATGGGCACACTTGTGGTTGCAGATAACGGTGGAGGGCTTCCTCAGGATTTTAAAATTTCAGATTCGCCGGGCTTTGGCCTTAAACTCGTTAACTTCATGCTCAGGAGAGTCAATGGATCGGTAGTTGTAGAGAACCATGGTGGGGCTGTTTTCACAGTCACCTTTGATGCTGGTGGTGAATGA
- a CDS encoding DUF523 and DUF1722 domain-containing protein, protein MRKFRRPLIVLSRCIEHDHCRYDGSMISSPFVRQLSDYADFITVCPEVEIGLGVPRPPIHITEVDGNLRLVQPETGRDVTFAMKSFIDSFLGSLDAVDGFILKNRSPSCGIRNVKVYRGEGRRPGRDGMGFFGRAVMERFPHLPLEDEGRLRNLQIREDFLIKLYLVRDLRSVEGFKDLIEFHTRNKLLLMSISPEGQNILGRVIAEQKDHDNAIKGYSEIFYEIIREPIKPERKINALLHAFGHFSSKLNGEEKKYFLESIEWYRKGVVPLLVPLSMLRSWVLRFGDTYLEKQTLFEPYPRELVPVTLII, encoded by the coding sequence ATGAGAAAATTCAGGAGACCCCTCATTGTGCTCAGCCGCTGCATTGAACATGACCACTGCCGGTATGACGGGTCAATGATATCAAGTCCCTTTGTGAGGCAGTTATCAGACTACGCAGACTTCATAACGGTCTGCCCGGAGGTTGAGATTGGGCTTGGTGTTCCAAGGCCACCCATCCACATAACAGAGGTGGATGGTAACCTTAGGCTTGTGCAGCCAGAGACTGGCAGGGATGTAACATTTGCCATGAAATCATTCATAGACTCATTTCTGGGTTCACTGGATGCTGTTGACGGCTTCATACTTAAGAACAGATCGCCATCATGTGGCATAAGGAACGTGAAGGTCTACCGTGGCGAGGGTCGGCGCCCTGGACGTGACGGAATGGGTTTCTTTGGAAGGGCCGTGATGGAGAGATTCCCCCACCTTCCCCTTGAGGATGAGGGGAGGCTCCGGAATCTGCAGATAAGGGAGGACTTCCTCATCAAGCTCTACCTTGTAAGGGACCTCCGCTCTGTGGAGGGGTTCAAGGACCTCATAGAGTTCCACACCAGGAACAAGTTACTCCTGATGTCCATCAGTCCAGAGGGACAGAACATCCTTGGAAGGGTGATAGCAGAGCAGAAGGACCATGATAATGCAATTAAGGGATACTCAGAAATATTCTATGAAATCATCAGGGAGCCCATTAAACCTGAAAGAAAGATCAACGCCCTGCTGCACGCCTTCGGCCATTTTTCATCAAAACTCAATGGCGAGGAAAAGAAATACTTCCTCGAATCTATTGAATGGTACCGCAAGGGCGTGGTACCACTCCTTGTACCATTAAGCATGCTCAGATCATGGGTTCTGAGGTTCGGGGACACCTACCTTGAGAAACAGACACTATTCGAGCCCTACCCACGGGAGCTCGTGCCGGTAACCCTCATTATCTGA
- a CDS encoding helix-turn-helix transcriptional regulator yields MRELKKKISRLPPQDEIKREAEVLKALADPTRLLIIHLLSEGDLCVCEIMAALKRPQPTVSHHLNILKRAGFLKAEKRGVWVHYSLASDELPSIIEQLINKRVTP; encoded by the coding sequence ATGCGTGAATTAAAGAAAAAAATCAGCCGTCTACCCCCTCAGGATGAAATAAAGAGGGAAGCGGAAGTCCTGAAGGCACTGGCAGATCCAACACGCCTCCTCATAATTCACCTCCTCTCTGAGGGTGACCTCTGCGTATGTGAAATAATGGCTGCCCTTAAAAGGCCCCAGCCCACCGTTTCACACCATCTGAACATACTGAAGAGGGCTGGATTCCTGAAGGCAGAAAAACGTGGAGTCTGGGTTCATTACAGTCTGGCCAGTGATGAGCTTCCCTCAATAATAGAGCAGCTCATAAATAAAAGGGTGACTCCCTGA
- a CDS encoding universal stress protein, translated as MYRKILLATDGSECSMEAAEYAIETAAQNQAELLALTVTETYPLENLPVEELTRKVTELFRKESEEALQKVEDLAVSLDTPVKVHKMMVDGSPAETILKVADEENVDLIVVGASGKHALERFLLGSVSEKIVRHARVPVLVVHSQKLKC; from the coding sequence ATGTACAGAAAAATATTGCTTGCAACGGATGGATCAGAATGTTCAATGGAGGCTGCAGAATACGCCATTGAAACTGCAGCACAGAACCAGGCCGAACTTCTGGCGCTCACGGTCACAGAGACCTACCCCCTTGAGAACCTTCCGGTGGAGGAACTCACACGCAAGGTGACAGAACTCTTCAGGAAGGAATCAGAGGAGGCCCTCCAGAAGGTCGAGGACCTTGCGGTGAGTCTCGATACTCCTGTTAAGGTCCATAAAATGATGGTGGATGGTTCACCTGCAGAAACAATTCTGAAAGTCGCTGATGAAGAAAATGTGGATCTCATAGTTGTAGGGGCATCAGGAAAACATGCCCTTGAAAGGTTCCTCCTCGGAAGTGTGTCAGAGAAGATTGTGAGACACGCCAGGGTACCTGTACTCGTGGTCCACAGCCAGAAACTTAAATGTTAG